From Saccopteryx leptura isolate mSacLep1 chromosome 3, mSacLep1_pri_phased_curated, whole genome shotgun sequence, one genomic window encodes:
- the PRDM2 gene encoding PR domain zinc finger protein 2 isoform X7, with the protein MRDSAEGSKEGDKKPSASAVGQTAVLQEEVGQDVLLGPVIPPPACEPQTGPDEKLEAAHCEVNDLEEDEEEDAEEDEELEEDGEEEGDTPNGSSAKEPEIRCDEKLEDLLEEPKNISKETLEDSPEVTPVIRILKTKEEANGDVFETLMFPCQHCERKFTTKQGLERHMHIHISTINHAFKCKYCGKAFGTQINRRRHERRHEAGLKRKPSLTLQPSEDPADGRASGDSVTPKGNSSPPSLGQDCLILSSEKASLEAVSSVVEENGDIKELHPCKYCKKVFGTHTNMRRHQRRVHERHLIPKGVRRKGGFLEEPRPPAEQAQPTQNIYVPSTEPEEEGEADDVYIMDISSNISENLNYYIDGKIQTSSSTSNCDVIEMESGSADLYGINCLLAPVTVEITQSIKTTQVSIPDELPKEPSSSTNSESKRRRTASPPVLPQIKAEAGPEPAAPSCSLSLPLGMPSAEAVSFHKEKGMYLSSKLKQLLQTQDKLSPPLGIPVAEIPKLGPLCVSAPASMLPVTSSRFKRRTSSPPSSPQHSPALRDFGKQSDGKAVWTDAVLNSKKPKLESHSSSPAWSLSGRDERETVSPPCFDEYKVSKEWATSSTFSHVCNQQPLDLSSGVKQKAEGMGKALVQWESVLDLSVHKKPCSDSEGKELRDSLMAQPACSTLKKKKPTTSMLQKVLLNEYNGMGVPGEHTPDMTRSSPSPRKAPDPQAELDLGPAAGLSAPPVESSLDVSPSPPSPAPPTPTLPAGQLPPLLIPTHPSSPPPCPPVLTVATPPPPLLPTIPLPEPCSGASPPPCPSPLSNAAAQSPLPILSPTVSPAASPLPPMEPLVSAASPGPPTLSSSSSSSSSSSSSSSSSFSSSSSSSSSPSPPPLSAVSSVVSSGDNLEASLPMMSLKQEELENEDQKPREEPQSAVEQNVVQETFSRTFVCNVCESPFLSIKDLTKHLSVHAEEWPFKCEFCVQLFKAKTDLSEHRFLLHGVGNIFVCSVCKKEFAFLCNLQQHQRDLHPDQACTHHELEGSTLRPQNFTDPSKAHLEHLHSLPEDPAETSKEEEEVNDSSEELYTTIKIMASGVKTRDPGVRLGLNQHYPSFKPPPFQYHHRNPTGIGATATNFTTHNIPQTFSTAIRCTKCGKGVDNMPELHKHILACASASDKKRYTPKKNPVPLKQTVQPKNGVMVLDSSGGKNTIRRMGQPKRLNFSVELSKMSPNKLKLNALKKKNQLVQKAILQKNKAAKQKADLKYSVESSSHICPYCNREFTYIGSLNKHAAFSCPKKPPSPSKKKASHSSKRGGHSSPSNSDRSSSSSHRRRTADTEIKMQSTQAPLGKTRARSSGPAPVSLPSSSFRSKQNAKFTAPAKSKKPSSSLRNSSPIRGAKITQAEGKKPKAVAKNHSAQLSSKTSRNLHTRVQKSKAVLQGKSALASKKRTDRFNAKSREHSGGPITRSLQLAAAAADLSDKREDGGRQELKDFSYSLRLATRCTAPTVPYITRQCRSVKATVAAQLQGPLFKE; encoded by the exons ATGAGAGATTCTGCAGAAG GTTCCAAAGAAGGGGACAAGAAGCCTTCAGCGTCAGCAGTTGGGCAGACAGCTGTTCTGCAGGAGGAGGTCGGTCAGGATGTGCTTCTGGGGCCAGTAATCCCTCCGCCTGCCTGCGAGCCGCAGACAGGGCCGGACGAGAAGCTGGAGGCAGCACATTGCGAGGTGAACGACttggaggaagatgaggaggaagacGCGGAGGAAGATGAGGAGTTGGAGGAAGACGGGGAAGAAGAAGGTGACACGCCAAATGGCAGTTCTGCAAAAGAGCCAGAAATACGGTGTGATGAGAAGCTGGAAGATTTATTAGAAGAACCAAAAAATATCTCAAAAGAAACTCTCGAAGACTCTCCAGAGGTAACACCTGTGATCAGAATTCTCAAAACTAAGGAAGAGGCCAATGGTGATGTATTTGAAACGTTAATGTTTCCATGTCAGCATTGTGAAAGAAAGTTTACAACCAAACAGGGGCTTGAACGCCACATGCACATCCACATATCCACCATCAACCATGCTTTCAAGTGCAAGTACTGCGGGAAAGCATTTGGCACGCAGATCAACAGGCGGCGGCATGAGCGGCGCCATGAGGCGGGCTTAAAGCGGAAGCCCAGCCTGACACTACAGCCATCAGAGGACCCGGCCGATGGCAGGGCGTCTGGGGACAGTGTCACTCCAAAAGGTAACTCTAGTCCTCCCAGTCTTGGGCAAGACTGTCTGATCCTGAGCTCAGAGAAAGCTTCCCTAGAAGCAGTAAGTTCTGTTGTAGAAGAGAATGGGGACATTAAAGAGCTTCACCCCTGCAAATACTGCAAGAAGGTGTTTGGAACTCACACTAACATGAGGCGACATCAGCGCAGGGTCCACGAACGCCACCTGATTCCCAAAGGGGTGCGGAGGAAAGGGGGCTTCCTAGAAGAGCCGCGGCCCCCGGCAGAGCAGGCCCAGCCCACCCAGAACATCTATGTACCAAGCACAGagccagaggaggagggggaggcagacgaCGTGTACATCATGGACATTTCCAGCAATATCTCTGAAAACCTGAATTACTACATTGATGGTAAAATCCAAACCAGCAGCAGCACCAGTAACTGTGATGTGATCGAGATGGAGTCTGGTTCGGCCGACCTGTATGGCATAAACTGCCTGCTTGCTCCTGTGACTGTGGAAATCACTCAAAGTATAAAGACCACACAGGTTTCCATACCGGACGAGCTCCCAAAAGAGCCTTCCAGCAGTACAAACAGCGAGTCCAAGAGACGGAGAACGGCTAGTCCTCCCGTGCTGCCCCAAATCAAAGCCGAAGCGGGGCCAGAGCCTGCAGCGCCCTCCTGCTCCCTGAGCCTGCCTCTCGGCATGCCCTCCGCGGAGGCCGTGTCCTTCCACAAGGAGAAAGGCATGTACTTGTCATCAAAGCTCAAGCAGCTCCTTCAGACCCAGGACAAACTCTCTCCCCCCCTGGGGATTCCCGTCGCTGAGATCCCCAAGTTGGGtcctctctgtgtgtctgcaCCTGCGTCGATGCTGCCTGTGACCTCGAGCAGGTTTAAGCGGCGGACCAGCTCCCCTCCCAGCTCTCCACAGCACAGTCCTGCCCTCCGAGATTTTGGAAAGCAGAGTGATGGGAAAGCAGTGTGGACCGATGCAGTCCTTAATTCCAAAAAGCCCAAATTAGAAAGTCATAGCAGCTCCCCAGCGTGGAGTTTGTCTGGGAGAGACGAGAGAGAAACCGTGAGCCCACCGTGCTTTGATGAGTACAAGGTGTCTAAAGAGTGGGCCACCAGTTCCACTTTCAGCCACGTCTGCAACCAGCAGCCACTGGATTTGTCTAGCGGTGTCAAGCAGAAGGCCGAGGGAATGGGCAAGGCCCTGGTGCAGTGGGAGTCTGTGCTGGATCTCAGTGTGCATAAGAAGCCTTGCAGTGACTCGGAGGGCAAGGAGCTCAGAGACAGCCTCATGGCGCAGCCAGCCTGCAGCACCCTCAAGAAAAAGAAACCGACCACCTCCATGCTGCAGAAGGTCCTTCTCAATGAGTACAACGGCATGGGTGTGCCTGGCGAGCACACTCCAGACATGACCAGGAGCAGCCCGAGTCCTCGTAAAGCCCCAGACCCCCAAGCAGAGCTTGACCTCGGTCCTGCTGCTGGTTTATCTGCCCCTCCTGTGGAGTCCTCACTTGacgtctctccttctcctccatctcctgcccctcccacacccacccTTCCGGCTGGGCAGCTGCCTCCTCTCTTAATACCCACGCATCCCTCATCCCCTCCGCCCTGCCCTCCTGTGCTGACTGTtgccactcctcctcctccactcctccccaccatccctctgccagagccctgTTCCGGGGCGTCTCCGCCCCCGTGCCCCTCACCGCTCTCAAATGCTGCTGCGCAGTCCCCCCTGCCCATTCTCTCTCCTACCGTGTCGCCCGCTGcatctccccttcctcccatGGAGCCGCTCGTGTCTGCCGCCTCCCCGGGGCCTCCGACActttcatcctcctcctcctcctcttcctcctcctcctcctcttcctcctcttcattttcttcttcctcctcctcctcctcttccccttctccaccGCCTCTCTCGGCCGTGTCTTCCGTTGTTTCCTCTGGGGATAACCTGGAAGCTTCTTTGCCCATGATGTCTCTCAAACAGGAGGAACTAGAGAATGAAGATCAGAAACCCAGGGAAGAGCCCCAGTCTGCAGTTGAACAGAATGTTGTTCAGGAAACATTCAGCAGAACCTTTGTCTGCAATGTCTGTGAATCACCTTTTCTTTCCATTAAGGATTTAACCAAACATTTATCTGTTCATGCTGAAGAATGGCCCTTCAAATGTGAATTTTGTGTGCAGCTGTTTAAGGCTAAAACTGACTTGTCCGAACATCGCTTTTTGCTCCACGGTGTGGGCAATATCTTTGTGTGTTCCGTGTGTAAGAAGGAGTTTGCTTTTCTGTGCAATCTGCAGCAGCACCAGCGAGACCTGCACCCGGACCAGGCGTGCACACACCACGAGCTGGAAGGCAGCACCCTGCGGCCGCAGAACTTCACCGACCCCAGCAAGGCCCACTTGGAGCACCTGCACAGTCTGCCCGAAGATCCTGCAGAAACCtcgaaagaggaggaggaggtgaacGACTCCTCCGAGGAGCTTTACACAACCATAAAAATAATGGCTTCCGGAGTCAAGACACGAGATCCAGGTGTCCGGCTGGGTCTCAATCAGCATTACCCGAGCTTTAAGCCTCCTCCGTTTCAGTACCATCACCGGAACCCCACGGGCATCGGGGCGACGGCCACCAATTTCACTACACACAACATTCCACAGACTTTCAGCACCGCCATCCGCTGTACCAAGTGCGGCAAAGGTGTAGACAACATGCCCGAGTTACACAAGCATATCCTGGCCTGCGCTTCCGCCAGCGACAAGAAGAGGTACACCCCTAAGAAAAACCCAGTCCCCTTGAAACAGACTGTGCAGCCCAAAAACGGGGTGATGGTTTTGGACAGCTCCGGTGGGAAAAACACCATCAGACGAATGGGACAGCCCAAGAGGTTGAACTTCAGCGTTGAGCTCAGCAAAATGTCACCAAACAAGCTCAAATTAAAtgccttgaagaaaaaaaatcagcttgtCCAGAAAGCAATCCTGCAGAAGAACAAGGCCGCCAAGCAGAAGGCCGACCTGAAATACAGTGTGGAGTCCTCCTCGCACATCTGCCCATATTGCAACAGGGAGTTCACGTACATCGGGAGCCTGAACAAGCACGCTGCTTTCAGCTGTCCCAAAAAACCGCCTTCTCCTTCCAAAAAAAAAGCCTCCCATTCATCCAAGAGAGGAGGGCACTCGTCACCATCAAACAGTGAcagaagcagtagcagcagccACCGAAGGCGGACGGCGGACACCGAGATTAAAATGCAAAGCACGCAGGCTCCTCTGGGCAAGACCAGAGCCCGCAGCTCAGGGCCCGCGCCAGTCTCCCTGCCCTCCTCGTCCTTCAGGTCCAAGCAGAATGCCAAGTTCACAGCTCCGGCGAAGTCCAAAAAACCCAGCTCCTCTTTAAGGAACTCGAGCCCGATAAGAGGGGCCAAAATCACTCAGGCCGAGGGGAAGAAACCCAAAGCTGTGGCCAAGAACCATTCTGCTCAGCTCTCGAGCAAGACGTCCCGGAACCTGCACACAAGGGTGCAGAAGAGCAAAGCCGTCCTACAGGGCAAGTCCGCTCTGGCCAGTAAGAAAAGAACAGACCGGTTCAATGCCAAGTCCAGAGAACACAGCGGAGGGCCCATCACCCGCAGCCTCCAGTTGGCAGCCGCCGCCGCCGACCTGAGTGACAAGAGGGAGGATGGCGGCAGGCAGGAGCTGAAGGACTTCAG